TCTTTTGTTCCAGATATCTCGTAGAAACCGTTATCATTCTGTTTttcttagtcggaacagcttccactttaGAAATTGCCCATATAGgtatattacatatatgacTCTGGTATGTTCTGTGAGTCATTCATCCATAGATTAACCATATACTATGAAGACCATAGATCAATCACAATCTGAAGTAAACCACAAAACATACCAacatacctaacctaacccaaccaaaGGTATGTTCTGTGAAGTGAACCGTCCTGTTAAAGAGTCCTTGGGTTAAAAGAGTATTGAGAAAGAAGAGTCAttcttttcagttttattgATAGCAACATCAGTAATTgcaaatatacaatataatacGTTAAAAAATGGTTATTAATGCAAGTACTTACTTAAAACCTATATCTACGTTACTAAAAGTAAAATTAGATAATACCAAAAGTAAGGTTAGTTCTcgtaatttcttatttcttttgtattttaacAAACCTTGTTTTTAGATACCAACTTCGGAGACGacagtaaaaatatttaatttgctaaaaaaatccAACTCTCCATTAGGTCCccaaaatcaaattgaaaaaatccaaATACAACAGTGGATTGAATATGCTCAAGTATATGGTGTTCATGTTGATAGTTCTTATAatgcaaaaattgttttaaaagtaattattatttgcaatatattcgcaaaaattttcttaatctcATTCTAAAAAATCGACTTTTCAATGAGTATTGAAGTGATTAATAAAGTATGTTCGATTTTTCAGgaacttaataatattttagccCTCAAGACATACTTAGTTTCACATAGGTTAACAATCGCTGAcatattattcttttatatgCTTTTAAGAGTAATGGTAAGTAATTACTATTGCTACTATaggtttattgaaaattttcttttattaatttgtaaatttaatgTGATAAACTTTTTAGGAAACTTTATCGAATCTTGacaaggaaaaatatttgaatgtttgcAGGTGGtttgataatatacaaaatgaCACATTATTAagagataataataaaatcatagaTTTTAGATCTAATTTCCTAGCTACATTGGTACCAGCAAAACATTAAAACAACTAAAATAAGTAATTTACAGAATAAAATTGTCTAACATAGTCATTTGTTTCATTGGCAGTTTTGGGTACCTCAAAAATTGCGTTGGTTGTTTTGGTTTtaacaaatatcatttttgtcAATTAGCCCatggaaattttaataatttagcGCAGACTAAGAAATAACCTCGGGGATTAAGGCTTTAGTAAACTGAAAACTAAACTACTGACAATGACAAACTAATAATCTAAAGTATGTTTTGTTTCATTCTGCCTTAAATGTAGACTGTAGAATGTGATTGTTCTGAAAGAGTGAGACTGGAGTGGGAGTCAGTTTGTACAAGCACTTTCCATTATCCCATTACCTTTACTGTTTGAAGGTACTGGCACCACCTGTTGATATTGATCTGACACACATTGGTATTCCTGTTTCAGGTCTTGTcgatttttgttccattttcaAATATCTGGGTTTCTACTAGAAGCTAGATGTCATGTTAAAACAATAGCCTCATTACTATTTGGTACTCGAACAATGGAATTAACTTCTAAAAGCTCGATATCCTCTACAAatggttcatattttttttgtctcaCATGTTTTATATATACTGGACCAGGAGTATTTAAGCCAAGTAGGAACAGCCATTAGCTGATCTTCGAGGATGATGTATTACAGTACATAATACTGCTTGAATGGAGTGATTCAGTCAGAACTTGCTGCCGTTCTctgatattcaatttttttggcttTAGAGCAAGTAGAATCGGTTCCAAATACCCCCATTATTTCATTCACATTATCTGTTTTGTCTTTGATTTTAGGGTGTTGTATGACTTATGACAAACccattttgtattaaataagtttttagtACATCATACGTGAACGAGGATCCTCGTTAATTATGTAGATACAGAGTAACATGTACACTAGTTACAGCTTTTGAGAAGCAGCAGAAATCACGTCAGTTAAAGCTGTTGACGTTTTTTTCGTATAGCTAAtctgtttcttattttttgagaCACATATTTGCTCAAAGTGTCCCTTTTTCCCATAATAAGAACAAAAAGGATTATTTGCAGGGCACTGACTACAAGGGTGTTATGATTTTCCACAGTAATAACATTTACGGAAGGCGGCAGCAGTTGCAGACTCGTTTTGATCACTTTTTGTAATTAACGTAGGATTAGATTTATGTGGGTCAGCATTGATTTGAAAACTAGGTGAGTTTTGATATGCTCTCAAATGTTGTTCGCCATTTCTAGCAACCTAGTAGAATCAATAGCTTGTGACAAATTTGTCTTTGCATTATATATGATGAACTCGACCTGCTATAAAATAATCTCTTGTAAAATTGTCTATGTTTTTATCAGTAGACACATCTTGAAAATTGCAATCCTTACGCATCTGTTTTACAATTTGTACATATTGATCTAACGTCTCACCAGGTTGTTGCTTTCTGGATGATAAGGAATGTCTggcaaatatttcttttttgatttgcTATATAGATTCTCCAGTCTTAATGGCATCTTCGCAGCTTGAACATTCtttaatgtattatttatagTTGGACTGACGTATTAATAAGTTTATTTTGAGCAGTGATGGATTTATGCTTAAACACTTCTAGATCTAGGGCGGCATCATTTTTGAAATGCCAAAATTTTATAGACGAAGTGAAGacaatagaattttttttatgaaaaattttctatgaaatatacactgaaaaaacagtTAACTGGgcttacgaaaaaaaatttggacccgtaacttttcttaattcgtacaaaattttttttttaaataattttcttggtTCTAAGTTTTGTTCCTTGAATGAAGTTAACAGTTTCTTCAGTgtattataattcaatttatcaatttactTCTTAATTTGTGGGTAAGAtgtcaatttttcaatagatcAATTATAGTCTCTATCGAATAATGTTCTTGGACGCAACGTTTTACAAcatttcaataacttttcaaattaaGGATGCTTGTTAAAATCTCTAGAAAATAATGGTTTGGATATAATGAACTGTCGTGATCAATCTCAGATAATGCGAGCATTATATCAGGTGTATATTCAGAcaagaatcaaaacaattaatCCTTTAGTAGATTATGTTCCTTGTGCCGCACATTCGTTGAATTAAGTAAGATCATGTGCTGTTGAATCGGTAACAGCTGCAGCGTCGATATACATCAAAAGTCTTTCTTCGAGGTTTTTCATTACTTTTGACAATCATCGTTCAGGATGCGCTGCAGCGAGAGTCGAGTCAAGTTTAAGGTTGGAGCGCGCTGCATAGTGGAGCGGCGAGGACTTTGAAGAACCGATGCCCTAACTTTGTCGCTCCTCGCAAGGACGACTTCTTCTTCATAACTGATCCAGTTGTGCGAAAAGAGGCAACCCAACGAAGTATTGTGTTGCGATCAGGTATCGAACCATTTCGTGGAACATTGAACTCTGTTCGGAAAAGCCCTTGAAGAGTAATAACAGATTCATTACTTTTGAAGAAATGTTCAACAGCAAAACGCAATGCGCCTTTGGTACTAAACTGGACTCCCTAACTTAACAAAATATCCAGCCCTCGCCCCTCCGCTCCGCTCCTCCCACTGATCAACTCAAATTCGTGCGTTCTTTTTGCGCCACTCACTATATGCAGTGTATCACGAGTCATTGGAATGTGGacattcgaatttttttgagTACTCCAGCTACAGATTATTCAGGAGAAAAAGATCTTTTCGCACTCTAAAAAGagtaaaaacatatttacgCACAAGCATGGGCCAAGATAGATTTAATGCTCTTGCATTACtgtctatttttcaaattgattaaaataaaaaaaatatttatttttcttaagtTTATAActtaattatctatatttactatttacacttaaaaattatacttaaatataataaagttattttgaaataaaaattttggatcaAAATTAATGGAATCCATTTTATTAAGAAAGGCGGGTCTTAGGGCGGCAGAAAGCCTAAATCCGTTATTGGTTCTGAGAGTTTTTCATTTCGGCAGCCTCcaagacattttcaaaaattggtatgTAGAGGGCTTAATTGCTAGCAGCATTTCCGAAGTCATACTCTGGATTGAGTAGTTTTCCCATATTAATCAGTTTATTAAATTGTAATGTTAGGTTTTAACACACTGTAAAATAATCTACAGTCATAAAAAATTTACCTGACAGTGACATTAAATAATACGAGATATCAGACTACAGGTAACAATGAATATAGAAcacacaatttaaaaaaatattaaacttaatTTGCTCAATTGGGGtaattgaattcaattatttaaatattatctcTAAATTGGGACACTGTATAGTATTTCAACAACTTATAGACGGTATCTGagaactattaatttttatatgaaacctCATCAGAGTATAGTTCAGAATCCAAGAAAGAGCTTTTACTACCAAAACCTATGTAAAATTTGATAAGACTcaaaagtcgtaaatttatgcCATTTCGGAGGGCCGTAAGAGTCATGTATAAATATAAGGGTGTGTCTATTGCTTCTCATATATTAACCAGTCTAGTCACTTTCTCAGAGCgtgaaaaatactataaatgTTATTGGGGTTTCTTATCTTGATTGAAAACTTCGCTTAAATACCTTGGGAACGCGTAGActgatccatttgaaatttaaattgtatcCTTAAGTCTACAATCCCTTGAAGTTCTGAACATTTTCaggttaatatttaaaaaaagatatataCTTTTGATTTGAACTTGATGACACAATGGCATCAGCATAACGTTTGTCGTCTTCTGCATCTAAGTTTTCATTCTTCCCAAACCACTTAAAATTCATCTCTCAATTATTTTCTTGCGtgtattaaattcaattattctttACATTACTTGACTTGATGGATTATCgagtttattgaaattttaagttCCTTTACAAAAACTTGATTTTCGAGATTATCTGCAATATTGACACCAAAacataaatcttgtttttttgtGTGTTATTTGATTATGAAAGAGAATTTATTGGATAGAATTCgagaaataattgttaatatatttagTTATTGACTCTATAATATTGTGAAATGAAATCACCTATTTTCGGAATCTTATTAATTTTGACATGTTTATAACTAATTGATTCCactattcataaaataaaatgatagagtttttcaaaatctatcaatTCTATCAAGAATCCAATTAAATGCCTGGataagttttcgaaattttcactaaaaattcCTATTTATAGAGGGTGTTTCAAAAGTAATGTctcttttcttatttaaaaattcttacaCCTCTAAACACAACGTGAATCGGTAAGGCTAAACTCTAATTCTATAAAAAGTGAAttgctaaatttttttaatcattctgtgtttgtttattgacgatgtcgtacgtttttataataaatagtacgtCGAACTCCGATAATTCGAATTCCTCGTTAATTCGAACTTTTGCGTCGGTCCCTTGACATTCCTATACTAACACATGTAAAAAAACCTCGATAATTCGAACTTTTGAAGttcgaattatcaaaaaaattcgtattttctgtgttaaaattaccgaaaaattcgaatttttggcgtttaaataattgaaaagttcgAATTTTTGATGttcgaataattgaaaaattcgaatttttcttgtataaattatgtatgtacatatgtattaaaaaattcgaactgttagtgttgaaaaaaattgaaaaattcgaatcttCAGATTCTAGGTAAGACGACGATATTTTGTCGAATCACTCGATTTGCTTCAAAGGAAAAAATCGTCAGCATGAAGCAATCTAGCATAGCTgatttctttacaaaaaaataaatatatgtatttttttttattttaagataaaTAATCGGTCCTTTTTAGAACCAAAAATTCTTCAAAcgtatacaaattattattttaaataaataaataaataaataaacatgttatatacccataacatatttatttatttataaaatggaaagatGCATCGAAATGCATACCTACATATATGTATGTAAATGTGCACAACTCCGATAATTCGAACACCTCGATAATTCGAACTTTTGCTACGGTCCCTTGCAGTTCGAATTATTGGAGTTCGATAAACTCAATAGCAAAAAAAccacttcatattttttgtattgtgagagttacatgaagaaaattctggaaggacatttatataaaacgcaattgtattaaatatcataaacacttcatcagcaattattttattataaacacaaatatttgtaaacaacttggtaatgaatatatgtatcgctcttgaatatatagttcattcaatgaatattagCTAGTTCCCttttgagattaattgtattcattcaattattgtaaaataaatttttgaaaataattttcgaagACCGAAagttataattggcgcagtcattcggattagtgcggtcgcgaTTTTTCATGCAAAGTGCGATAAAAA
This DNA window, taken from Diorhabda sublineata isolate icDioSubl1.1 chromosome 4, icDioSubl1.1, whole genome shotgun sequence, encodes the following:
- the LOC130442390 gene encoding eukaryotic translation elongation factor 1 epsilon-1, with protein sequence MVINASTYLKPISTLLKVKLDNTKSKIPTSETTVKIFNLLKKSNSPLGPQNQIEKIQIQQWIEYAQVYGVHVDSSYNAKIVLKELNNILALKTYLVSHRLTIADILFFYMLLRVMETLSNLDKEKYLNVCRWFDNIQNDTLLRDNNKIIDFRSNFLATLVPAKH